AGTTTTCAATCAATCTCACCAAAATACTTATTTTAGAAGACAAATCCCCCCATCGCTTTTTACCTATATCAATCAAAAATTGATTAACATCTTTTTCGCTGTACCTATACTTTACCAACACTTCATCATTGTTTAAAAGCCAGCCACCAAGAGCATATCTATTCTCATCGTTTTGCAAAGATTTCTTGAAAAACTCAAAATTTTTGTCTTCTTCCAAGTTTAAATGGGGAATCAAAATATCATCATGAGAATTTTTCAGCAAAGCTTTACTATATCTTGACTTACCAATACTGCGCTTTGAAGAAGCTTTTTGCAAATTTTGCAAAGACTTAGAATTATCTAAATTATTACTAGCCTGATCTAAGGCTTGCGGCATTAAATTTTTAGAATTTCTTAAAGTTTGTAAATCCTTTTTAGGATCTAAAGATTTTTTTTTATTGATGATTAAATTTTGTTTATTCTTAGAAGTGGAGGTTTTTAAATCTTCTTCTAAAGATTTGCCATTGCAATTAATAAACAGTAGAAAACCAATAATAAATGCAATTCCTATTTTATTCATAAATTAAATTTCCTCTATTTAATTATAGGTTTAAATAAAAATATAGCTCACTTTACATACACTAAATGTATAAACTATTTTAATTCTTACAATACAAGCAATTATGCTTACAATTATTTTCAATAAATAATTTTTAAAATAAAAAAACGAATTAAAATAGCATTAGTAAAGCATTAAGCTTAAATTATTCTAATAATACCTTTTAAAACAAATTGGTATTAATAATACCCATTATTTTAATAAGTTAAAAACATCAAAAGTAAATCAAAAAAATATTAATATACCAACCAAATCTTGAGATTTTGGATTTTCAAATCCAGATATATTAAAAACATAATAAGCAAAAACAAACATAAAGAGAAAATTTAACTCTCCTTGGAGAGTTAAATAAAACAATTAATCAAAATAAAAAAGTTAAAACGAAGTAGATGCATCATAGTTTCTAACAAGATTACAAGCCTCTTCGATGCTCTTGGTAGTCGTAAAAGATTGTCGCAAATTATCTATGTAGGTTTTTTCAACCTGTAACAACTGCTGTTTAGAATTGGCAACGTTTACATCATTTGAGCGCTCAAGAGCTATTTTAGCGTTTCTTTTGGCCTGTAAACACTTAACAACAGTAGCAAGCATTTCTTTCACCTTATCTTCGTTTAAACTAAAAATTTGATTAAACTTATCTGGATTGCTATCAAGAACCACTTGCTCAAGAAAAAACAAAGCTTCTTTTTGGTCATCATTTAAAGAGTCTACAAAAGACATTTTAAGCTCTCCATTTGCTGCACTAGAAGAATTTAAACGCTTTGAAGACCTTCTCTTAAGATCAGAATAATTAAATTCCTTACAAGAAAAGAATAATAAAATAACAAATAATAAAATATTTTTCATACAGTCTCCCACACTGTGATTACACAAATATTTAAATTTAAAAATTAAATAAACATTTTTAAAAAAAAATATAAATTATAATATATCTCAAGATTTAAAATAATAAACATTTTGTAAAACTTTATAGTAATATCGAATAAAATATGTTAGAATGATTTTGGTAGTTAAAAATGGAAATTAAAATTGACGAAAAATTTAATATAGTATTTAACAATGATTTTAAATTAATAGAAAACGTTGAAGAGCAAAAACAGCGTTTATTTTTTTATCTTAAAACACCAAAAGGCAGTTTAAAAGAAAATCCAAATTACGGGTTTGACTACAACTTTTACTTTAAGCTTTGCAAAGCTAATAAACTAGAATCTATTAAAAATTTTTTTTTAAACCTTTCAAAAGAGCTTAAAATAGATCTTATTAATGTAAAACCAAGTATTAAAAACAAAACACTAACAATAAAATTTTTCTTTCTGGGAAAAGACACTTTAAAAATGGATTTTAAAATATGAGTATTATTTTTGATAAAAACTTAGGAATATTAGAAAAAACAATAGAAGAAATTCAAAGTGAAAAAAAACATATTCTAAAAACAAAATACGGCATAAATATTAAAGACAATTCAATTTACGACATAATAAACTTTCCAAGCTCAAGTATTGATAAACAAATATCAGAAATCTTAAAAGAGCTTTTTTCCAAAATAAAAGAAAATGGAAGCTATTTTAATGCGCTCAAAGAAGACTTAAGCACACCTAAAAGCTCAACCTATGAAGCAATAAGAAAGGCTTTGTTAAGCATTAACTCGGTTAAGCATATAAATATTTTAAGTGGGCCTGGAACAATTAATCTCTACTTAATACTAGAAGATGATTGTTTTAAGGATAAAGAAAAAAAACAAATTAAAATTGAGACTAAACAAAACATTTGGCAGGCAATATACTATACAGCACCAAGTGGAACTGTTTTTAAAGGCGATATTGAAATTGAGTTTTTAAACAAACACAATCAAAAAAAAACATATAAATTCAGCTTGGGTGAGAAAAAATATGCATATCTTAAAGCAATCTACAAAACAGAAACAAAAGACGCAATCTACAAAGAAATAGATACTCAAATTAGAGACATCTACAACAAAATATTAACTAAAAAATACGCTGAAATGGGAACATCTCTTAGATATCAAGACTTTCTTGCACCAGTTAGCATTATCAGGGGAATAAAAGAACTAAGAATTGGAACTTGTATTAAAAATGATGACACAAAAAAAATCTCAGAACTTAGCGAGGGTGATTTTACATTCAACAAAGACGAAAACATTAAAGAGAATGAAATTATTATTTTTGATACAAACAAAAGGCTGCTTATTAACAGAGAGTAAAAATGAATAAAGAGATACCGAAATTTTTAGAAAATACCCAAATTGAAAAATTTATTTACAATGAGCTTGATTACAAAAAAGAGATATTAAGGGAACTAAAAGAACTGCTTGAAAACTTTAAAACAACCAATGTTAAAAACAGCATTAACTCTAAATATATTGCATTACTAATGCTTTCAATATTTAACGCATTACACTTTAAAAAAGAGTTAGATAAAAATCTTGTTAATTCTTTAGACGCTATTATTTTTGCAATTAAATCTATTGGTACTGACGAGAGCTTTATTGTGCTTTTTAAAGCCTTTTTACACGCAAATGTAGAAGTCAACTCAAACCAAGAAGCTCCCGGCGAAATAATAATAAAATTGCTTGGGAACATTAAATCGCCTATTGAATTTAATATTGCAGCAAAAAATCAAAACAAGCTAAAAAAAATAACTGTAAAACACGCTGGATTTAAAAAAGCTCTAGTTTCTAGCTATATGCCCAAAGATTACAAAAATTCAGTATATGAGTTTATTAAAATATTAATTCCTATAGGAAGGGTAGTAAAAATTATAGACAAAGAACAAATAGAAATAAAAAGTACAAGAACAAAACAATTTTACAAAGCAGATCATTTTTTTTGATCTACTAAAATGTAAATAACAATTTAAAACTAAAAAATTTAAAAGGGGAATTTATGAATACTAACGAACCGCAAGAGAGTGTACAAATAAAGGATTTAAACAGAAAAACAAAAGTTAATCAAAGCGATCTTATTCCTATTGATGACGTAGTAGAAGATACTTGTGCAATCACATATAAACATCTCTTAGAACAAATACAAAACGACACATTTTACAACAATGAATTTCTCTGCTTTAAAAGGGCAATAAAAGATGTAATTAGCAAAGAACTTTTAGAAAACAAAGAATATCTAAAAAACATTTACATTAAAGTAATCTCTACACTCTTAGGACTAAGTGAGCCACCTGAAAACATAGATTTTGACACTGTTTTTAAAAAAGTTAAATCTGAATTTATTTCAAGCTTAAAACACACAAACACAAAATCAACTTCGAATAAAATTTCAATTTACAACTCAACCACAAAAGACCTTGAACTTATTCAATTTGAAATTTTTGTTGAAAGCTTAAAAGAAGTTCTTGCAGAAAAATCTGAAATCAATCAACTCAAAAATAACTTAATTAATTATTTACAAATAGCCGATTTCACAAATCAATTCCAAAACTCTTTTAAATTAATACCTAAAAAAACTTTTGATACAAAAAATGAACAACTTGTAAGCTGTTATCAAAACGGGATTCCACAAATTGTAGACACTCCTATTTGGTGGCAAGGCAAACCATATAGCTTTGGGGGACTACAAACAATAATTGATGACACTTCAATATTAGAATTTCAATATAAGAATAAATACACAACCATTATACTTAAAAATAAAAGCAGCGCATCAATTATAATAAACGAATCATACAAAGGAAGTTACATTTACTTACAAATTGATGTAGAAATCAGGCATTCAAGCTTGGCAGAAGATCACAACAAACAATTTTACCTTCAATTTGAAAAAAGCTCTAATAAAATACTAATAGCTTCATTTGCTTTGCAAAACATGACTACACTTAAAATGCCAATTTACAATGGGTGGTACTACGTTGGAGTAGGCAACCTAAACAAAGGCCAAGAAATACCAACACTAAACAAAGTATAAAAATAAATAAAAGGAGATATTTATGGATACAATACTTATTTTTTTGTCAACAATTGACAATACAAAACTAATTATATTAGGAGGATTTATTGTGCTGGCAATGCTGCCAATGCTTTTAGCAATAAAGCCGCAGTTTAGAGAAAATTTAAACTTTCTTATAAAAAAGCTCTTAAAAAATACAAATAAAAAGGAAACAAAATGAACAGTAAAATAAATATCAACTCTGGCGTTGAGGCTTTAAATAATTTATATGATTTTCTAAAAAGTAGCAATTCTCCAACAGAAATCAAAATAGAAAAGGGGATATATTTAGGATTTAATCTTTACAACCTAATAATGAGCATTTACAAAGATACAATCAACACCCTTGAGACGGAAGAATCAATAAAAATATTAAATGACATTGAAAATGTCAATAATAAAATTACTCAACTTATATCAAGCATTAATGACGAAAGAGATGCAGGCATTATTGAACATTTAAGAGAAGAAAGAAATGAACTAATGAAAAGCAAAACCGAAGCACTCCAAGAACAAATAAAAGGGTTCTCAGAAAATTTAAAAGCAAGCGCTCAGAACAAATCTCAAGACTTAAAAGGAGATAAAATTGAAAATTAAAAATTTCCCATTTTTGGTTTTATTTAACACGCTTATAATCTTTTCTTGCTCTACAATAGCAAACCTTCCAGAAGAGCCTTTATCTCCAAAAGAGACAACATTAAAGGCTTTAAGCTTATATGAAGCACATCTTTCAAGCTATATTATGTACTTACAAACATTTCTTGTAAAAACGAAACAAAAAGTAAATAGCAAAAATTATCCTGACTTTAAACTTTTTGACACTAGTAAATTAGAAAAAGATCAAACTCTAAAATCAATCAAAGCAAATATTGCTAATTTAAAAAATCACATCGACAAAATAAAACCTATTGCAATCCAAATTTACAAAAAATATTCAAAAAATGTACCTTAAAGTCATTTGATTTTTCTTTTTTCCCAAAGTCCCAAAGCTCCAATTTTGGGACTTTTTTTTAATACTAAACCTATATTAGATTAAACCTAATTTAAAATTATTATCATTTTATTTTTTTTTAATTTTCTATTTGTTATTTATTAATCTTATACTATAATTATACTTGTATTAAGTTATATTAATATAATATAAAAGGAGAATATATTATGAAAAAATATTTATTGGGAATAGGTCTAATATTAGCCTTAATAGCATGTAAACAAAATGTTAGCGGCCTTGACGAGAAAAACAGCACTTCAGTAGATGTACCTGGGGAACTTAAAGTTCTTGTAAGCAAAGAAAAGGACAAAGACGGTAAATACAGCCTAATGGCAACAGTAGACAAGCTTGAACTAAAAGGAACTTCTGATAAAAATGATGGTTCTGGTGTACTGGAAGGCGTAAAAGCTGACAAAAGTAAAGTAAAATTAACAATTTCTGACCATTTAAGTAAAACCACATTTGAAGTTTTCAAAGAAGATGGTAAAACATTAGTGTCAAGAAACGTAAATTCCAAAGACAAATCATCAACAAAAGAAAAATTCAATGAAAAAGGTGAATTGTCTGAAAAAACATTGGTAAGAGCAAACGGAACCAAACTTGAATACACAGAAATAAAAAGCGATGGAACCGGAAAAGCTAAAGAGGTTTTAAAAGACTTTACTCTTGAAGGAACTCTAGCTAATGAAAAAGCAACATTGACAGTTAAAGAAGGAACTGTTACTTTAAGCAAAAACATTGACAAATCT
This portion of the Borreliella spielmanii genome encodes:
- a CDS encoding DUF2634 domain-containing protein → MEIKIDEKFNIVFNNDFKLIENVEEQKQRLFFYLKTPKGSLKENPNYGFDYNFYFKLCKANKLESIKNFFLNLSKELKIDLINVKPSIKNKTLTIKFFFLGKDTLKMDFKI
- a CDS encoding BBA07 family lipoprotein; translation: MKNILLFVILLFFSCKEFNYSDLKRRSSKRLNSSSAANGELKMSFVDSLNDDQKEALFFLEQVVLDSNPDKFNQIFSLNEDKVKEMLATVVKCLQAKRNAKIALERSNDVNVANSKQQLLQVEKTYIDNLRQSFTTTKSIEEACNLVRNYDASTSF
- a CDS encoding BBA14 family lipoprotein, with amino-acid sequence MKIKNFPFLVLFNTLIIFSCSTIANLPEEPLSPKETTLKALSLYEAHLSSYIMYLQTFLVKTKQKVNSKNYPDFKLFDTSKLEKDQTLKSIKANIANLKNHIDKIKPIAIQIYKKYSKNVP
- a CDS encoding BlyB family putative holin accessory protein, producing the protein MNSKININSGVEALNNLYDFLKSSNSPTEIKIEKGIYLGFNLYNLIMSIYKDTINTLETEESIKILNDIENVNNKITQLISSINDERDAGIIEHLREERNELMKSKTEALQEQIKGFSENLKASAQNKSQDLKGDKIEN
- the ospA gene encoding outer surface lipoprotein OspA, whose amino-acid sequence is MKKYLLGIGLILALIACKQNVSGLDEKNSTSVDVPGELKVLVSKEKDKDGKYSLMATVDKLELKGTSDKNDGSGVLEGVKADKSKVKLTISDHLSKTTFEVFKEDGKTLVSRNVNSKDKSSTKEKFNEKGELSEKTLVRANGTKLEYTEIKSDGTGKAKEVLKDFTLEGTLANEKATLTVKEGTVTLSKNIDKSGEVTVALNDTDSTAATKKTGAWDSKTSTLTITVNSKKTKDLVFTKQDTITVQKYDSAGTNLEGSAVEIKTLDELKNALK
- a CDS encoding BlyA family holin — translated: MDTILIFLSTIDNTKLIILGGFIVLAMLPMLLAIKPQFRENLNFLIKKLLKNTNKKETK
- a CDS encoding DUF276 domain-containing protein (DUF276 is restricted to Borreliella and related spirochetes.), producing MSIIFDKNLGILEKTIEEIQSEKKHILKTKYGINIKDNSIYDIINFPSSSIDKQISEILKELFSKIKENGSYFNALKEDLSTPKSSTYEAIRKALLSINSVKHINILSGPGTINLYLILEDDCFKDKEKKQIKIETKQNIWQAIYYTAPSGTVFKGDIEIEFLNKHNQKKTYKFSLGEKKYAYLKAIYKTETKDAIYKEIDTQIRDIYNKILTKKYAEMGTSLRYQDFLAPVSIIRGIKELRIGTCIKNDDTKKISELSEGDFTFNKDENIKENEIIIFDTNKRLLINRE
- a CDS encoding DUF735 family protein, producing the protein MNKEIPKFLENTQIEKFIYNELDYKKEILRELKELLENFKTTNVKNSINSKYIALLMLSIFNALHFKKELDKNLVNSLDAIIFAIKSIGTDESFIVLFKAFLHANVEVNSNQEAPGEIIIKLLGNIKSPIEFNIAAKNQNKLKKITVKHAGFKKALVSSYMPKDYKNSVYEFIKILIPIGRVVKIIDKEQIEIKSTRTKQFYKADHFF
- a CDS encoding DUF685 domain-containing protein, giving the protein MNTNEPQESVQIKDLNRKTKVNQSDLIPIDDVVEDTCAITYKHLLEQIQNDTFYNNEFLCFKRAIKDVISKELLENKEYLKNIYIKVISTLLGLSEPPENIDFDTVFKKVKSEFISSLKHTNTKSTSNKISIYNSTTKDLELIQFEIFVESLKEVLAEKSEINQLKNNLINYLQIADFTNQFQNSFKLIPKKTFDTKNEQLVSCYQNGIPQIVDTPIWWQGKPYSFGGLQTIIDDTSILEFQYKNKYTTIILKNKSSASIIINESYKGSYIYLQIDVEIRHSSLAEDHNKQFYLQFEKSSNKILIASFALQNMTTLKMPIYNGWYYVGVGNLNKGQEIPTLNKV